Proteins encoded within one genomic window of Acaryochloris marina S15:
- a CDS encoding medium chain dehydrogenase/reductase family protein yields the protein MQYQHVTISRQGGSDVFEMVMDERPEPRAGEVGVRVLATGVAFTDVLIREGLYPGLPKVPFTPGYEVVGIVDQLGPGVAGLDIGQRIAALTVVGGYSEYICLPEHECVSVPAEVDVAEAVGLVLQYVTAYQLLHRIAKVQPGDLILIHGAAGGVGTALLELGHLAGLKMYGTDSASKHDLIANLGATPIDYQQQDFQQQIRRLTPNGMDVVFDAIGGRHLLGSYQTLAPGGQLISYGFSSALSAQWGRLLIVGGSMGLLTLLNIWPDRRRAVFYNIADLKRRQPNWFRDDLMSLLDLLVDGSIQPIIADRLLLTDAAAAHDLLDHAAVRGQLVLLCNETFQANSSKPESKSLPVEHPSALG from the coding sequence ATGCAGTATCAACATGTGACAATTTCCCGCCAAGGTGGATCGGATGTTTTTGAGATGGTCATGGATGAACGGCCTGAACCTCGCGCAGGAGAAGTGGGAGTGCGGGTACTAGCAACTGGTGTGGCCTTTACAGACGTTCTGATCCGCGAAGGACTCTATCCGGGTTTACCCAAAGTACCCTTTACCCCAGGCTATGAAGTGGTGGGGATTGTTGATCAGCTTGGCCCAGGGGTCGCTGGGCTGGACATCGGTCAACGGATTGCAGCCCTGACTGTAGTGGGTGGATATAGTGAGTACATTTGTCTACCCGAACACGAATGTGTTTCGGTACCAGCGGAGGTGGATGTTGCAGAGGCTGTCGGTCTAGTTTTGCAGTACGTGACAGCCTATCAGCTACTGCACCGAATCGCTAAGGTTCAACCCGGCGATCTCATCTTGATTCACGGTGCTGCGGGCGGTGTTGGAACTGCGCTCCTGGAGTTAGGTCACCTCGCGGGCTTAAAGATGTATGGTACGGACTCCGCATCGAAACATGATCTCATTGCCAATTTGGGTGCCACTCCGATTGATTATCAGCAGCAAGACTTCCAACAGCAGATTCGTCGTCTCACGCCCAATGGAATGGATGTGGTCTTTGATGCCATTGGGGGGCGTCATTTACTGGGGTCATACCAAACTTTAGCGCCTGGGGGACAACTCATTAGCTATGGGTTTTCCTCAGCTCTATCAGCACAATGGGGAAGGCTGTTGATAGTAGGAGGGAGTATGGGCCTTCTGACTCTGTTAAACATCTGGCCGGATCGTCGTAGGGCAGTTTTTTACAACATTGCTGATTTAAAGCGGCGTCAGCCAAATTGGTTCCGAGATGACTTAATGAGCCTTCTAGATCTACTGGTGGATGGCTCTATCCAGCCTATCATTGCCGATCGCCTACTCTTAACAGACGCAGCGGCGGCCCATGACTTACTGGATCATGCGGCAGTGAGAGGTCAGTTAGTCTTACTGTGTAATGAAACATTCCAGGCGAACTCATCCAAGCCAGAGAGCAAATCCTTACCCGTAGAACACCCATCTGCTCTAGGTTAA